The proteins below come from a single Ovis aries strain OAR_USU_Benz2616 breed Rambouillet chromosome 18, ARS-UI_Ramb_v3.0, whole genome shotgun sequence genomic window:
- the LOC121817050 gene encoding serine/arginine repetitive matrix protein 1-like → MLHRVKQRQQLWHLTLRPEAKGLAEPQEKVLTPPQFAVWGLLPPHGDVGRGRSRRRDSQPDRTAGFPEPRLTCQGGGNPGKGEDGQGEWHRRSVRPLRPTGSQEGGGRQISRPLPAAPRSHRRETPSPSPNPSRPVLGRSAKAPPNQGGLEGWSAAKSTQHRAQPRPFLHNRTRAPAPPLSGGARARPLRAHRDYALLPLPHRELPRSAPHPPHTSTRLPPSCSTGSRGGQPPPKIHTLAPALPATRLPAPTPARRALTAKLLRPLLTACPSRREPLGQGGPKNRAEHRPAKADWQPPLC, encoded by the coding sequence ATGCTGCACCGAGTAAAGCAGAGACAACAGCTCTGGCACCTGACTCTCCGGCCCGAGGCAAAAGGCTTGGCCGAGCCACAAGAGAAAGTCCTGACACCTCCACAGTTCGCAGTCTGGGGGCTCCTCCCACCCCATGGAGACGTAGGGCGGGGCAGATCTAGGCGCCGCGACTCTCAGCCAGACAGGACAGCGGGCTTTCCCGAGCCCCGCCTCACTTGCCAAGGAGGCGGAAACCCGGGAAAGGGGGAGGACGGTCAGGGGGAGTGGCATCGCCGCTCCGTCCGGCCCCTCCGGCCAACCGGATCCCAGGAAGGCGGAGGAAGGCAGATTTCACGCCCCCTCCCTGCCGCGCCCCGAAGCCACAGGCGGGAGACCCCCAGCCCGTCACCCAACCCCAGCAGGCCAGTGCTAGGCCGCTCAGCCAAGGCCCCGCCCAACCAGGGAGGACTGGAGGGGTGGTCGGCGGCAAAGAGCACTCAGCATAGGGCCCAGCCCCGCCCCTTTCTCCACAATCGCACGCGCGCGCCGGCCCCGCCCCTGAGCGGCGGCGCGAGAGCCCGCCCCCTCCGCGCGCACCGGGACTACgctctcctccccctcccgcaCCGAGAGCTACCCcgctccgccccccacccccctcacacATCCACACGCCTCCCGCCCTCCTGCTCTACGGGAAGCCGAGGAGGtcagcccccccccaaaatacaCACCCTCGCTCCGGCGTTACCcgccaccaggctccccgccccGACCCCGGCCCGGCGTGCTCTCACCGCAAAGCTGCTTCGGCCGCTCCTCACTGCGTGTCCCTCTCGGCGTGAGCCTCTGGGGCAGGGAGGCCCCAAGAACCGCGCGGAGCACAGGCCCGCCAAAGCGGACTGGCAGCCGCCCCTCTGCTAA